The sequence CAATTGAACAATAAAGCCAAGGTGACTATTTATAAATCATGCTCTTCTACCTCCATGCAATAATGCAACCAAGTCCAACTCTGGCAGCTAAATGCCAGTCACACTTTAAAGTCACACTTTCAGGTTAAAAATCACTGTGCCCTGTAAACCCATTGAAGTTACATTATGTTTTTGTAAACTATATTTCTTTGCTTTAAATTAACACAGAAATTACTCTGAAAACAGAATTTAATTTTCATCATTGatgctgtttgtttactttttgtgCTTCACTCGGCTTTGAGAATGAACAAACTAAATTGTTTAATTTCTGCTCCAAAGACCAAATCATGCTCAGCTGACAGTACTTAAATGAGTAACCCCATTTAAGTCAAGAGGGCTCTTTGCATGagtaaggtgagcaggatttggcctgtggTCCATTTGTAATAGTGACATTTAGCACTTCTACAGAGCATCATGTCTTCAGACAGCTTACAGACATTAGCTAATTATCCCCAAAACACGCCGTGAGCagggctgctggaacaatttgtatagtgcgggagctgggagccattgaaccaaactgtaaaccctggatatgatggaaaccacttcaagccaggggatgctaCTGCACCCCCAGCTCTCCTAGTTCCTGCACCTGTGAGGTAAGttctattatctccattttacagatggtgaccTGAGGACAAGCATGTTtaggggatggggatgtgggACTGGGTAGAGACCCTCCCTTCCAGGGAGAACTGGCATGGACAATTGTGGGAGTGAGGTGGCTGTGAGTGATTGGCTATCAAATGCCTGACTCCTACTGCATTAGGCAAACGCCACTCTGGAACAGGAACAGACTATTGGCCACAGAAGTCTCAAGCCTCATTGGCTGGGGGAAGCACAAGCACTCCAAACCAAGGCCAAGGGGTTGGCTATAGACCACCTAGGAGACTTTGGATGAATGAGCAGACAGGGTAGGGCTGGAAAGCAGGACTGCATCCAACTGGAGGGGAGTTTGGTTTTGGAGAAACAAATCAAGAGCTGCCATGGCCATTGCAGAGAGGGAGCAAAGTAGACCGCACAGCCTGGAGCCAACAGGACAGCTGAGACCCCACCACTCTGAGTGTACAGCGCACCCCAGCTCCAGAGTGCCAGGCAGGTAGGACTGACTGAAGGGGGCCATGGATCAGCTCAAAACAGAGAGCAAGTGCTTACCTAGGAGGGCATAGGGGGCTGTATGATATATGCTGTACCAAGGGGAAAAGGAGCTTGTGTAACCCCTGCTGGAGATCCTTCCCTGGGGATACTCCTGGCACTGTCTGAGCTAGATACAGGGATTGTTCTGTGGTTAAGTGGCGTACTTGGTCCAGAGGTCTAACAATCCTCTAGGGAAAAGGGTTGGTACTTGTGCAGAGGTATGTGGATGGGGACCCAGGACTGCCTTCCCCAACTGTGGGAACTCCCTCCCGAGAGTACTattgttcccattttatagatggtgaaactgagtcacagagacgTTTTTAAGGGACTTGCATTAACACAAAACTCCAGTGTTGAGGCTTAGAATGCTGcagggaaaatttaaaaaaaaaattaaaaaaaagttcatagatttaaaaaaaaaatccaaatcctttttttagattagatattttaaatccatttattCACAGAGCTGTTATATTAGTTCTTACAGGGTGCATGTAGAGGTAGGAACAAGCTTCATTAGTTATGGATCAGTCCTGCAGGGAGTACAGACTTTGAAccaaagggagagagaaatttaAGACTAAGTTAAACAGGTAACAGTAGGAGTTTCACAGAAACCTTTCCACCAAAATACTAGTTGAGTTGAGGCTACCTTCTGCCAAGGTGCTCAAAACTAAGAGGAATGGGAGCACGTCATGGCACGAACAGAACatgtccagggctgctgctgctctatAGTAGCTGCTCTGTCTTTCATAAACCAAGATCAAACCTGTACTTTCAATCCTGATGACTTTATTCAGgaacaggagagagaaagaacaagCTCCACCACAAACTAAGTACTCTCAGCCTGGAGATGCAGGCTAGAGAGACTTAGCAAACAAATCTGCCACGTTGCCTTACAATGACGTAGCTGCAGATGCCCCGGGGATGATTTCTCTGTTTTTGTTAGCAGTGAGGTTAAACAGATCTGGGCAGCTACAAGGGGCAAACCTCCAAAATCACGCATGCCCCTGGCCTGTATTATCTCTTGCTGTTGTATCCCGCGTCTTGTCTCACTAAGTTCTATAACAAATACATTGATGTAGAGTCTGGTTCCTCTGACTGTAATGTGATCATTCATTATACAGCCCCGGGGGTGCACGTGGTGCTTTACAGACGGATAAgttagcccaggggttctcaaactgggggtcaggacccctcagggggttgtgaggttattacctgggggcaggggcggctttaggaattgcgctgccccaagcagggcgacacgccgcggggggcgctctggcggtcgccggtcccgcggctccagtggacctcctttagacgtgcctgcggatgctccaccgaagccgcgggactagcggaccctccgcaggcacgcctgcaggaggcccactggagccgcctgccgtccTCCTGctgcacgccgccccaagcgcgcgcttggcgcgctggggtgtggagccggccctgcctggggcggggtcgtgagctgtcagcctccaccccaaaccccgctttgcctccagcgtttataatggtgttaaatatataaaaaagtgtttttaatgtataaggggggttgcattcagagacttgctgtgtgaaaggggtccccagtacaaaagtctgagaacccctgagttagcCTCTGCTTTCAGAAGCTCTTAGTCTAGAAGCTAAATTCTCGGGTTCCCACTGAGGTGGTGGGAATTCTGTTCCATGGGAGTTTTTCCCAAGAAAGGagctcaggatttggccccaggTTACCTAGGATGTAGCTTCTCAGAAAACACTGAGCCAGGCTCAGTTCTGTTTGCAGTATTCACCACTGGAGTAAGGCCGGTTGTTCGGAGGACACAAACGACCGTCAGTGCCGGTGCTGACAGGGTCTTCACGCTCCCCCAAATGCCGTTATTGGCACTCCCTGTCTGTCCTTCTCAGCATCTGTGCTCGGGCCTGGAGCTGGACGGCAGACTCTGACTCATTTTAACCATAGGAGAAAAGCCGTCATTGAACTGGACCATTTCCAGAAACTCCAAACCTTCCTGCATGTAGTAATGCTAACCACTGGATTGCTGGCATGTGTCACGTTACCATCCTAATAAATGTTTAGCAGGAGGAGCATTAAAAGAGTGGATACAAGCTAATAGGAATCAGTAAATACACATATGAGGCTAACATTTCATCCCTAATTCATACTATCCCTTAAGAGCAAGAAAAGACTTTCGAGAACTGTGAATTTcttgtttttccccccaaaagctGTAGTAAATCCAGCGTTAACTATGACTTCACTGTTCTCCATATGCTGAACTTTACTGCAGCAGTGGGATACGTAGCTAGGTTCTTACGCTGTCCCATCATTGTTACCTTAGCACCTCTTTTTCCTACACATTTCACTTCCACAATCACAGGCCCCTTCTATTTGGGCTAAAGGAGAATCACCCTTCACTGGCAGCAATATAGCACCAATGACACACcagtgagcagttctgattctatcCAGCATGGGGCAGTGCAGCACAAGCACACACTcacaagtgatgtcattgctgTGTTATTTATATAGTATCAGGACTTTTTACATTCAAAACACTGTACAAACTAACCAATGTATCCTCATAACATCCTGAAAGGTAGGGAAGTCTAGTCTCCACTTTATAGATGTGGAAACCCAGGCACAGAGTAGCTAAGAGACATGTCCAAGGCAATGCTGCACATCAATGTCAGGATTAGAGCACAAGCGCTCTTGGCTCCAGGTCTGTGCTCTATGCACTAGACTGCACCAGCTCCAAGGGTTAGTCTAGGGGTGGAAGGTTTCTGACCTTCTTTTAACTATGTGGTAGTTAACTGGCACTGGCAATTCATAAAGATGCAAATAGACAGACAGTGCTTGGTTCCCAGCCAAATTTCCACAAATTATGATGGAGAAAACATGGTTTTAGTTAAAGCAAATGCCTAACTTGTCAGATCCAAACAACCTTGAGTAAACTTTCTTGGCTTTTTCACTATACCCAGAATCCACTGTTCTTCGGCAGTCACTCCAGCTACTCTTCCTCCCCCAGAGGAAATTCCATTAGAATCCTTCAGCTGGTTTCTGCTGGTTACTGTCAAAGGGCAAATAGCGCCAAAACCAAGACCCCTAGCCAGCAACTGGGTGCACACTGGAAGGCTGCTGCACAGCCACAGGTTATTCAGCTGCAGCATTGGAGCCTTAGttgccagctggagaaagctgAAAAAAAGTTGACTGCTCACCTACTATATTTGGTGAGAGCAGAGGCTTTGGCGCAACCTCCAAAATCAAAGCATTGCATTGTGGGATAGAGTTAGGATCAGCTGAACACATGCAGCTGTAGCACTTGAATGACCATATTGCTGATGTACTAGTTCAACCTAGACTTCAGCTAAAGGCCTTGTCTTTGGCGTTATTCCCACCCATTATTGCTAATGCATGTAAAACACCTAGGATAGCTATTGGATGAGGTTACAAGAAATTCTGAAGGGTGCTATCACATAGCACAAAGCCAGAGGCCAGCTAAAGGCCCTGCTTTGCTCGATTCTGGAGCACTGAAATACTGACAGATCTCTGTAGTATGAGAGGAAATTCAGGCTCCTAAACTGGGAAGAAGAAAAGTGTtttggccttagcctctgaaacACCCACTGCAGTGGAATGTTTCAAACAGCATTTTGTCTTCGTCTTCCATGTCTGGTTGAAGGTGAACAGTCTACAACATGTGACTGAGGATAAAGAGGGCCTGAGACTATAGCTGCATGAGTCCCCTGTAGGGAAGGACATTAGGGTTTGCAGACTCTTTTGTGTATCTACAGAAGTTTTATCAGTTGCAGTGTGTAAACAGAGACTGGTCTCCCTTAAAGAGATGGCAGCATCACCTTGAGTTGTTGAAACTGGAATAAACTAGGCAGTGGAGAAATAGACTGTAGGATGCAATCCTGTACTGATTGGGATTGGCCTAGATGGGATATCAGATGGATTTTATTGTTGTTAGAAATTATTTTATGGCATCCACCAGTATAAAGGGTGCTTCCCAGAAAGTcagatccctgccccaaggagtttataaTCTAATTGATGGACAAAACAAATTCTAGTGACTGGCTTACGTCTAACTGGAGAGATGAGTGATGGCTTTTCTGTCGTTAACGTCTATGATTCTCTGATGATTGTTTTGGATCTCTTCTGATTTTGCTGGTTCATTCATTTCATGCTCTAGGCTTTGTGGGCTGGATGGCTGTTTTGTATTAAAACTTGTTTTAATACCATCTTCACCAGAGAGCTGTATGTTGTGAAGTGCACATTCTACAACACATCATTGTTAATTAATACTAAAAGAGTATTCTACAACACATTGATAATTAAtagtaacaaaaaaaaagagtattTTTGGCACCCCCACGTTCTGTGTTAGAAATGTATCACACCATCAGTCACAGGGCAGTCAAGAATCATTCTGAATATAATACCTTCCACACATCAAAAAGGTCTTAGCAATAAATTACCCAATTAAATTTAACATATGATTACTCTttattcagtggagttactctgggtttGAGCACTACTGTAATATTTACACCATTGTTCCTTGCACGCTAGTTAAGTAGTTCTCTTTGAATGGTTTCAAAGCTTCAGTCACTGAGGGCAagatttttcaaaggtatttaggagcctaaagctACATAGAGATGCCTAATGAGATATGCTAAAGCACCTGAACAGGTTAGGTGTCTGGGGCGGAATGCTACAATTCTACTacgttcagccactaggtggcgcAGTATGTAACAATCTCCGCAATCCGCCCTGTACAAGGAGAAGATGACAATGCTCAACTCCTGTCAAATGTTATTGATGTCTCAGATTTCATTGCTAGCAAACATTTAATATTCAGAGCTGATGCATCCTTTTTTGGGTGGGCTTGTGTGAGGGgttttcctccccccacctctccaaTCAGAAATGAATCAGTCCCACTGTGATCACATAGTTCTGCATGGTGCTAGCCCTAGGATTTTGGTGAGGAAGAGCATGATGATTCTTTGGGGGTAGTCCCAGGACATAGGTTCCCTTGTATATGAAAAGGGGTTGAGGGTACCTTCATGCTGTGACCAGCCTCCCACTGAAGGAGATGCACAGCGCAGCTGCTAAGGCTGGAGGAAATGGGTAAATGAGAACGTTTAAAAGGGATTTCAAGGCTACTTCTCCAAAAAAGTTAGGGGCCTGAGGCAGCCATTGGAGAGTTTCTGTATGTGGGGGTGAATTTTACCACTTATATAGTAGAGGTCTTTACCAAGAGTGATATGAGGTCTGAAAAACCTGCCATATGGTGAGATGAAAGCAGTTCAgtttatttagtttatccaagagaaggttaataggtgacttgatcatggtctataaAAAATTGCAAAGGGAGAAGGTTTCTACGAGTAGAAAGCGCTTGAGCAGACGATGGTAAAAGAAGATAGACAAGTGCAGAGAAATAACTGCACTGTTATATTTTGCACcttaattaaccactggaataacttATCTAGGGATGTCACTATTTCCACATCACTTGAGGTCTATAAATCATAACTGGATGTCTTTTTAAAAGGCACTCTGTAACGCAAACAAGCTAGGACTTCGTGCAGAATCATTTGGAGAAATTCACTGGCCTGTGtttgcagcaggtcagactatatgattACAGTGGCCTTAAAATCAATTAACTAATTTTATCACCAGACCCTCCACTCTTGTGTTGTAGGTATGTCAATATTATTGTtaccattttacagacagagatACTGAAAGAGAGTGAGGCAGAGATGGTCAGTGACTTCCCAAAGCCACAGAAGGCATCAGAGGAAGGACTAGGCTACAGGAGTACTTTACTCTCAGGGGATTTATCTACACTGGGAAAGCAGGTGTTTAAAACTTGCTAATAACACTACTGATTTTCCCACTGTCAACAAACCTAGCATGTTTAGTCCACTAGAACAAATTGCCTCTCATGCTATTCAGCTGCCCCCtcgtgtacccagaagccactCTAGTTACTTGCCAGAGAAGTTGGCTCATCTGCAGGACGGTGGCACATGGCTGGGAGGAAGCTTTAATGACTGGGTTACACCCGTTACATCCACCAGgctgattttaaaagaaaaaggtttcTAGTCCTTTCTCTTGTCACAAATGCTGAGATCAGCCTTGACGTGTCCAGATCCATAACGTCAGAGGCTGCCAAAGCACAGTACTCTCTGTGAGGCAGCAGCTTTGACTGTTagcaatgtttgtttgtttactcgCGAATTTACATTCTCCATGAAGGTACCTAAAACTTTGGCACTAGCTCTAGTCCTAAATAGGTCCTGTGTAAATTGAGCATCATGGCATGCTAAATGGCGCGTCGCTCTAGCAGGCTCTTGCAGACTGATAGGGCTGTCGTTTTGTAGAGCTAGGGAGTTTTGTTGGCTCTCATGGAGTCTGCTATCTTGTAATTTATGTCAGAgtccagagcctcagctgggTCTCTTCAAAACCTTTCATGAATTTAAATAAGTAATGTGCAATGTGATCTTCCAGCCACTCAGTTTAATTAGTAAGAAcctactttattattttttcaaattCGGTGTTGAGCTGAAAATTGTAAAACTTTCATCTTTATTTGGTAAGTTTTACTTTTCTTTATTTATACCCAAACCAAACGTACTGAAGTTTGTCTTCCTTAACAGAAGATATAATGCTAATGCTAAGAATTTATAACTTTAAACGAACCCCCTGAACTAGTAAATTGGATTCACTGATGTTCCAGCCAGGACCACCAGCCTTCCTAAGGCAGCAATGGGAAACCCTAAATGATGGATTTTCCATTGTGCGTTTCACTTATGGTGTTTCCTTCCTTCAGACTTCTTTGAATCCTTCGCTGCTGGCCGACCTTTTGGTTGCGCCTTCTTGAGGAACGTACGACGCAGACATGATAGGATagattttttaaatcttcttatAGCAAGAATAAGAGCAATGAGGATGAGGAGAGCAAGACCAAGTATTGCCCAAAAACCCCACCAGATTTTGTCCCTCACTCTCTGTGGGGGAGGGCCACTGTCAATGCTTCCTCCAAAGCCATGGAACTGACAGTTTGGAGGGGCCCAGCCCTCGACACAGTGacagtttttattattgttgCAAACTCCTCTCCTGCTGCACTTTTTGTCCTCATCACACGCTCTTTTAATCACTGAAGCAGCCGTACATGTCCGGTTCATACAAACCTTTGTGTTGCCACACATTGTGCCATCTGCCACTACTCCGATGTCAACAATATCTACCCCTGGATGATAGTCTGTGCCCCAGCACCACCCATTGCCCATCGGCGTTTGAATTATGGTTGCGTATTCCTCCAAGACAGGTATGTCTTTCACATTCACACACTGCACTCTCCCACACAAGCTGTTGCTCTGGTTGCATTTCTCAAACGCCATTTCTTTCCCGTCACCCCCACAGTTGCCAAACCGATCAGCTTTTACATTCAGTTCATTGAAGCAAATTTCTGGAGCAGCTCTAGCTCCTTTTCCAAAGATACTTTCACACTGTAAATTATGGGTGGCGCATTTCCCCTTATAACAGTAGCCATTGTCACTGCATGCATTTCCATCCTGCTCATACACATCTTCAGGACACCACTCGGAAATCCCATTGCAATACTCGGGCAGGTCACACTCGTCTGCAATTGCTCTGCATGTTCTTCCTGCTGGCAGAAACTTACATTTTCTACAGCACTGTCCAACAGAACAAACAGCTCCTGGCTTCAGTGTGCAATTGTGATGGCAACAAGGATCTCTTCTACATTCTCGTAGGTTCCCACAATCACAGTCTTCTCCATGGTCCACTACTTTGTTACCACAGCGCTGAATGGTAAAAAGTGCATGAGGTTCAGGGATGTTAAACAAACAGTTTCCTTTTCCTTTATCCATTAGgtctaaaaaataatttttactgCAGTTACTGAATAGACTGGTTCTTGAACTCGCTTCACTCATGATGCAACTTGTGTGTTTGCCACACATACAGCCTGTATGATCATGCTCCATGCCAAGATTATGACCCAGTTCATGAGAGAGAACCTTTGAAAAGAGTATTGGagaattaaaaatgtatgcttcAACTCCTGCTCCATAATAGCCTTCACAGATCCCACTTACATATGCCCTCCCAACTAGTGTTCCAaaatttttataaataaataggtGTGCAGCATCATGTTTCACCCGTGGAGAAATATTAAGTCTTCTCCAGTCATTAAAACTCTGAAGAAGCAACCTGATGTCTTCAGGAATGTTAATGGGGTTGTTTTGCGTCCAGATCAATAGCCCAACCAGAAGTATACGTAACTTTAGAGACTGAAAATGAGAATCTGCCATATTGACTGTGTCAACAACGAGATATGTCACATTGGTTTCATTTTTCCCATGATAGTCAAACAGTTTTTTGTCTGCCACTATAAAGAGCTCGAGATACCTGGTGTGTCTGAATCTTATAGACAGGTCTTTACCTATTAAGTCCTTCCTAGTCTCCATTACTGTTGCTGGACGTTTTCTTTCTCCATCCGTTACTTCACACTTCACAGCCTTGGGTTCCATCTCCTCTGTTCGATAAAGACGGTGCTGGAATGTAAAGGAAGTCTCCACAGGTTCAATTTCATAGTTTAAGCTCCCAATCTGGAGAAATCCTTTAAGTCCAGAGCAGGTGCTGAGGGCCACGTGAGAGTCTGGGGTATTTTCCACATACCCATGATAGTAGCAATCATCTGGAATGTGGGGCTGATCTACTCTCAGTTGACCTCTAGCATCATACGTGAAGACTGGGAAATTTTTTACTAGGAATCCTTTCTTCTGCTTTAGGTGAACTACGTGGATCTTACCTTCCACTTTGATGGCATAGGACATCTCGTCCTTGGTGGCTCTGTCTTCCTTGGGTGCTAGCTTCCTCGGAACTATCACTTCATAGGAAGCAAACCGTGGAGGTGGATGAGGACTACAGTCTGTGCTGGGAAGGAGAGACCCCAGCAGCACCATGGAGACGCCCAGTCTGAGGAGCAGCCCTTGTCCCAGCACTGTGTCCCTTGCCATCAGACTCCTCGGCATTAACGCTAATCCTCTCTGGGTCTGGTTTATGGTCGCTGCTTTCCAAACTGGAGCAGAGAAGGGAAATTGTGAGGTGTTAAATCAGCAGCACGGTCGTTAATTCAGTCACGGAGTGGCTCCTTCTCATCTTAAAAAGCAGCAGGtaatgcctctctctctctccactcccaacTGCTGCCCACGCCTGCTGCCAACTGCCTCTCTGAGCTTTAGTGAGTAGA comes from Mauremys reevesii isolate NIE-2019 linkage group 18, ASM1616193v1, whole genome shotgun sequence and encodes:
- the LOC120386127 gene encoding disintegrin and metalloproteinase domain-containing protein 20-like isoform X1, which encodes MPRSLMARDTVLGQGLLLRLGVSMVLLGSLLPSTDCSPHPPPRFASYEVIVPRKLAPKEDRATKDEMSYAIKVEGKIHVVHLKQKKGFLVKNFPVFTYDARGQLRVDQPHIPDDCYYHGYVENTPDSHVALSTCSGLKGFLQIGSLNYEIEPVETSFTFQHRLYRTEEMEPKAVKCEVTDGERKRPATVMETRKDLIGKDLSIRFRHTRYLELFIVADKKLFDYHGKNETNVTYLVVDTVNMADSHFQSLKLRILLVGLLIWTQNNPINIPEDIRLLLQSFNDWRRLNISPRVKHDAAHLFIYKNFGTLVGRAYVSGICEGYYGAGVEAYIFNSPILFSKVLSHELGHNLGMEHDHTGCMCGKHTSCIMSEASSRTSLFSNCSKNYFLDLMDKGKGNCLFNIPEPHALFTIQRCGNKVVDHGEDCDCGNLRECRRDPCCHHNCTLKPGAVCSVGQCCRKCKFLPAGRTCRAIADECDLPEYCNGISEWCPEDVYEQDGNACSDNGYCYKGKCATHNLQCESIFGKGARAAPEICFNELNVKADRFGNCGGDGKEMAFEKCNQSNSLCGRVQCVNVKDIPVLEEYATIIQTPMGNGWCWGTDYHPGVDIVDIGVVADGTMCGNTKVCMNRTCTAASVIKRACDEDKKCSRRGVCNNNKNCHCVEGWAPPNCQFHGFGGSIDSGPPPQRVRDKIWWGFWAILGLALLILIALILAIRRFKKSILSCLRRTFLKKAQPKGRPAAKDSKKSEGRKHHK
- the LOC120386127 gene encoding disintegrin and metalloproteinase domain-containing protein 9-like isoform X2 translates to MPRSLMARDTVLGQGLLLRLGVSMVLLGSLLPSTDCSPHPPPRFASYEVIVPRKLAPKEDRATKDEMSYAIKVEEEMEPKAVKCEVTDGERKRPATVMETRKDLIGKDLSIRFRHTRYLELFIVADKKLFDYHGKNETNVTYLVVDTVNMADSHFQSLKLRILLVGLLIWTQNNPINIPEDIRLLLQSFNDWRRLNISPRVKHDAAHLFIYKNFGTLVGRAYVSGICEGYYGAGVEAYIFNSPILFSKVLSHELGHNLGMEHDHTGCMCGKHTSCIMSEASSRTSLFSNCSKNYFLDLMDKGKGNCLFNIPEPHALFTIQRCGNKVVDHGEDCDCGNLRECRRDPCCHHNCTLKPGAVCSVGQCCRKCKFLPAGRTCRAIADECDLPEYCNGISEWCPEDVYEQDGNACSDNGYCYKGKCATHNLQCESIFGKGARAAPEICFNELNVKADRFGNCGGDGKEMAFEKCNQSNSLCGRVQCVNVKDIPVLEEYATIIQTPMGNGWCWGTDYHPGVDIVDIGVVADGTMCGNTKVCMNRTCTAASVIKRACDEDKKCSRRGVCNNNKNCHCVEGWAPPNCQFHGFGGSIDSGPPPQRVRDKIWWGFWAILGLALLILIALILAIRRFKKSILSCLRRTFLKKAQPKGRPAAKDSKKSEGRKHHK